A region of the Ctenopharyngodon idella isolate HZGC_01 chromosome 2, HZGC01, whole genome shotgun sequence genome:
TTCAAAGGCCCATAGGTGGACAGCGGAGGTCCAGTGTCCCTTTGAGTTCCCACCTGAGGGACATaaggtgatggaaaaaatgctCATACTCTTTGAGCATATTTTACAAGGTAAATCATATTTGCAAGCATTGATACTTAAATGTTTGTCTCATATTTTATGTGTACAGTAAGTTCTGTAGCTATACAAGTttctaaactgttttttttattttttttatgtattttaatatgacTTTAATTGTACTTTTTAAGGTTTTGGTCCAGAAAAAGAACAAGAGGTCACAGAAGGTAATGAAGCAGAAAGGCAGGACTTGAAAGAGACTGTAGAAGATGAAGAGGACATTACACTGGAGAACAATGTAGAAGTGGAAAGACTGGAGGATGAAGAGCAGATCGAAGAACAACAGATAGAAAGTGGGGAGGAAGAACCAGAGAGGCCTGTTGAGGAACAGAGTTTCAAAAGTCCAGAAAAAGAACAAGAGGACACAGAGGGTGATAGGACAGAGAGTCAGGACATAAACGAGGCTGTAGAAGATGAAGAGAACATTTTATCAGAGAACAATGTAGAATTGAGGATGAAGGAAAGATTGGAGGATGAAGAGCAGATcgaagaacaacagacagaaagTGGGGGGGAAGAACCAGATAGGCCTGTTAATGAAGAAGGGGAAATGAAAGTGACAAAAAAGACTAAACAGGCAAAGGAGATGAAGAAACAGGCAGAGAAACAAAAGATTAGTGCACTTAAGATGGATGAAATGGATGAAAGAAAAGAGATAGAGGGAGTCGTATTAAAACCAGATTGGTGAGTGGAAGAAGATGGGGTGAAACAAAGACTCTAGATAtaggaaaacattacattccTATTATTCATTAATGGGAGAAAGTGTTATGCACAACATGGCAAATTAATCCCACGTTCTAAATAATAGAACCAATCGTTGATTAGAAAAAGTCACCACTTCATCCCAGCTGcctttagaagctccggttgctATCAGAATTGAGATACGCGTGtatgactgcacatgcgcattggctacTGCAGTctgaaaagttttttaaaaatgctttatgaacattttattggTGATTTTCAAATTGGAAATTTAATCATAATCATTTGGAGAATTTGATTTTTCCCCATTcagagagataggagctgcatttGGATGCccaagaggcatttcaaagatgatCGCAGTGTGAAattacttgtcttaaagggaccttTGGGTAAAGCCTATACAATGAGCAAGGAACAATGTGAACTCAGGCTCAATGAAAACTGTTCTTTGACATGTACTTGAACAaagctaaaacttttttttttttttactttacagcAAATCAGCTGTCAACATGGCAGCCAAAAGAAAGCGCCAAAAAAATACAGACACAGGTATGAAATGTTATACAATTCAGTTTTCAGTGGTCTTAAACTGAAAGGACCACAGCCTtgcacagtttagctacaacTAGTTCCAACTCACACCTGCTAGTAACGCTGAAGACctgggctgcgttcagccccgacaaaacattgcaaaacgttttttaaatggaaacggTGGTacgttgaacaccctgttctgatgacacAAGAgatgcaactatggcagctgagaaggccattctttgtgttctttttgaagaattgatatgctatatttttactataaaactctTATGACAAACATGTCTTCTAATATCTTCAATTGTTGCGTATGCTGAGCTCCAGCGGACACATTTGTAAACGACTTTACTTGGACCCACTGTgtgagctgtctctttaataccgcgtggtttatatacatgttgctgctgattgggcattttgacacacccaccaaacaagagaaaacgtatctcaaaccttGTTGCACAccatttccaggaaacatgtctattttgtttaatatggtgttcaacccggaaaccgtagcaaaacgttgtGCACCGGTTtaagcttgaacgtgccccttgattagctggatcaggtgtgtttgattagggttggagcaaaactgttcagagctgtggccctctAGGAACTGAGTTTCAGACCAGTGTTTTAGCTCTTTGCATAGCTAGTCTATTACACATTGTCATCCATTTGGAAAGTTCTCAAaatattgatgtttatatttgttgTTTCAGTGCTGTTTAgatttttagatgtttaaaaaTTGTTCTGCTTTTTAACTTTTAGACATTCTCTGTTCTAGttattaagtaattaatacatttctaacCAAATTACATTTGTACAGAATGTCCATTCCATGCGTCTCTGGATGTATTTCCAGTGGAATTTGTATCTAAGACACGTCTCAGAAAGGTTGGTATTAATCTGTATCTACAATCTGTCAATGTTGTGTTCCATAATACCGTGACCTTTTCATGTAcagtaaataaatttaaataatttattaaatgtattaaattaagtaattaatgtatgtttttgttcaaACTATGAATGGATCAGTATCCCAAAATATTTAGCTCTGTTGTAATGTTAATAACTTCACATTGAATATATGCTAATGTGAAGGGTACTTTAttgctaaaaaataaacatatggaATGGAATTCTTATTTGCTTTCTGACTATAGTATGAGTATAGGCAGTGTAGAATATTACAGATCAGtacacaaacaataaataaggtGAAGAACAGTGaattcatatattaatataaaatgttctgTACAGTACTACAGTGTTGGCTTCTAcagtttaatatgaatataacTTATCTAACTATATAGCATGTACAGTTTAGATGTGTTTTTCCATTGCTTTTGAATATGTTAACAGCAGTTGTTGAAGTTGCTCTTCAGTCTGTGAGGCTTTGTTTGGGTCGCATTTATGGGTCAGTTTTGGTTAAGATGATAAGAATCCTAAATTATGAATTGAAATTCAAATTTCACATTGCATGCTTTGATGACAAAACCTACTTTAGTGTGTTTTTGCAGGTGTGGGTCATGCCATGTTGGAGCATTGGGTGTGGAGAAAGGTTGGGGCATGTTAAAAGTTGGAGAAAGGTCTTTATAATTGGTAGTGAAAGCTGTCTGTTAAGGTTAGGGATAGGGTTAAGGGATAGTTTCTGTTGTAGCATTCACCTTTCAGCACGCCACCTTTCGGTACACCCATTACTCCGACCTGCAGCTACCCCTGTCTCTGTTTTTGTGCTGGTGTGTTGCTGTACCACAGTAATACCACATGAGGATGGTGGGATGGTGGCTTTCAATGGTGCtttgtttaaagtttttgagttacattaaatgctttaaaaatgtagtaagTGATGTAATGATGTGTAAAGATGGAAATGTAATGATTTGTTTTGTAATTGGCTCTTTTTTCTTACTTAATTCACAGGGACGTAAGGAAGTGCTGGTGCATTGGTTGCCATGTCCATCCTGGTAAGTAAACCTACATGGCAACTTAATTCACCACTGtaattttctcatttattagttgttgttttgacttttttccagTAGGAAGACATGGCCACCCACCTGGCAGCCTGAAGATCATGTCCAAATTACACTTACTCAATGCTAATTACATTACTGGTACATTATGaccgtttttttgtttgtttgtttttgagccACTGTTATAGTGGACAAATAAAGGTTTGTGTTTTCATTACGTctatttatatctttttaccttttacaaaaaaaattaaatatatatatatatatatatatatatatttctgaaaTATCCAGGGGCTGGAGCTTATTCAAGCTACCACAGGCCAAAGGTTGAAAGTCACCCTGACCAGTCTGTCACAGAGattacatttgatattcaacagtgctttgatctgcatcgacaccattgtatgcgaactgaactgagctggacgatgacatcactgttcacttcagtgctgatatagataaattaactgaattaataactattgtttCTTACATCGGagtgaatcaatactgaatttacttaagatggacaatgacaccattttgtttaagagctgctgtgcagccaaaattacataccagttatcactgtaaagctgctttgacacaatctgcattgtaaaaagcgctatataaataaaggtgacttgacttgacttgacttgacacacACAATATAGCCTCTAGTTCCTGATTAACTATACCTACATGTTTTTGGAGTGTGGAGGACACTGGTGCACCCAGAGGAAACCCACAGCAACACTGGGAAAACTATCAATCAGGAAGGGCTCATGGAAATATGAAGTCATTTGTAGTCTTACATAGTCGTTTTTGAGTATAAgcccattgtgtgtgtgtgtgtgtgtgtgtgtgtgtgtgtacagtatcaTATATACTTGTCTATTCAGTTAATATATGGATATGAACAACCATATTCTCACTAGACTAGAGGCTAGATGTACAAGGTATATTATAGTGTCATATATTAGTAGATAGACACAGATTGCTCCAAATGGGACCAGTGAGTTGAGTCTAGAGAAAGTGAAGTACCACTACTGCATTAATGCATAAGATATTTAGTAAATACCATAGtagaattattacaattttaccCTTGTATAGTTAAACAATGcttttaataatacaaaatatagtACAATAGTACAAATAGTGCTTACACATCCCTTCTGAGCAAAATAAATTGGGTTACAAAAAGTTACAGCTGAGAAAGAAATTGTGGGAGGAAAAAACTTTtgtaaaaatctttatatatatatatacacacacacacacacacatatatatatatatatacacacacacacacacacatatatatatatatatatatatatatacacacacacatacatatacacagcCTATGTGGAAGATGCTGTCAAAAATGACCATATATGGACAAGTACGTGTGACGCTTCTGCTCAAATGGGTTGTCATTGGCTCTGATCTTCCCTTGGCACACGCGGGATTCGCTGTGATTGGATAATCTTTTTTACCCATATAAAAAACGTTTAATATTGCAAAGTACATTTTGCTGTTATTATTACGTCAGTAATACATTTAGTTAACAATACGGTGTTGCTGTGTTGTGAGGTATTACCCCGTTAAcgatatcctaaccctaaccctagcaTATCTTCACTGAACTACAAATAACAGCGCCATATTTTTTGCGTTCCTTCGATATAATGACAGAGGcttatgggtaatgtagtttaaaACGTTTAATAACAAACTGGAAAAAAGTACTATCTTTAATAAACAAAGGGATATTTAATCATGTTTATTGTGCAAACCTCTATGACATATTTGAAAGGCAGGATGAAATTTGGTATTTTACTATGAACACTTTTAAAACACCTTTGTGCCATCTTTTCATATATAGCCTATTTGAAAACTGTGTCCAACATTATTCTTATCATGGACAACAAAGTGTGTTGAATCACAATTACATTGTCTTTTCAACAACTTGCCATTATGTAAATTGTTGCAAGTTCATCCAGTCATAGttaacagaacagaacaagaacAGACCCCCAAAAATCATCATAAATGCCCATTTGGAATGGGCTTCCGTTTATTTAATTAGATCAAGAACAAGAATACAGTGTTTACAGTAAACAAAGACACCAATTTAAACAACCAATACATATTGTGACACTTCATTGCACTATTACACATCCTTATCCAGTGTTGGGCCTTACTTGTAATACTTAACTCATGCTTTCTCATTCTTCATGTCAAAAGGACCAACAAAAGAGTGTCATTGtactttataatttaataaccaATCACTGTAATATAATCAGTTATActtcaaatgaacacaactggTCTTGACATGCTGATTTAGTACTAAATTTAGCATTGATTGATTACATTATAGCATACAACATGAAAATCAGGTGGGttgatgtatttaaaaacactgataaaATAGTCCACATTCTGGatgaatttttacattttcttggtTACTTGCATTAGGACagctctaaccctaaccctaaccctaaccctaacccaagacattattaataaaatgctaATTCAAGATTCTGAATTGTGGCATAAGACAACTATATTCAGACTATTACCTAAAATGCAATTCTACATTGTATAATCATTGTTGATTGTTGGGTAGTAActaattacatgtaatctggattatgtaatcagattccaaaaattaagtacttgtaattagattgttacattttaaatactcataatcagactataggtttttttgttttgttttattgattacatgattacatgttaatctcacaatggcagtaaatatatatatatatatatatatatatatatatatatatatatatatatatatatatatataaaacattctcCCTActtcttttttatcttttaaaattcctttctaaaaaaaattaatttgtggaATAGCACTCACAGTTTAACCACTAGTCATGTGTCTGTCTCTAAAAAACTCATGCCAAACACAGcatttgatcactggatttacagaaatcattttaagtgttttaagtGCTCAACATTGCATATCTAATCGACTTCTGATGTAAACATTATTAATTGAATAACACTGAGTCAGTTAATCATGTATCACTGTCCTtggaaggcttttgtcttttaaacacactaaaatgtacaaattcacGTCATTTCATATTAACATGCAATGCAGTGTTTCTCCACAATTTTTGTCAGATGAACCTCTTTGACCTACTAATAATTTTACTTGAAGTAAGCCCTGAGATTTTTAGTTGTTAggtcaaaaataaaatagtaagtTTTATTCTCTGATGTACATTAATGGCCACatgacatgcagataaacataTCAAATACAAATCATAGTCtattaccttaaatgtgtaatgtaatggatacaatttgtcatgtaatttggagtTAGTAacagactacaatttgtaagaaCTGCACTGACTATGTCATAGTATTTATCAGAACAGTATGTATTAGTCAAAAGAGAATATACTGCAGAATTATCTGCACATCACATGCAAAACCTGCCTGAACAGAGAGGAGATAAAAAGACAAGACTGGTGTTGTAGATCACTGTAcaagtattttattttgcttacagtaaggaaaaaaaattattaggtGAAAACGTTATGTATCCTTATATACTTTCTATCAATGTAAGATATGTACACACTGCAAAACACCCCTCACAGATATACACTGTATGATCCCATGAGAGCTAAGGAAAATGGAAATAATAGAATATAATTAATAGGGATGGAGGTTGTATGGCTGTTTATAAGACTATAAAAATGCGTGGAGTGAAACACCTGTcttacatacacaaacacatttaaagattCAAAAATAATAGTCAAAACTTGTACTGCTGAACCTTAATCTCATTTCCATTAGGATgggaaaatattaaatagattCTGTTAATATGCTAAAATGTTTctcacagtgaaaaaaaaaaaaaaaaaaaagaaatacagcTTATTAAAATAGTTCTTCAGTATCTGTCTATTCTATATACTCAGGTTTAGTCCTCATCACTGTCTGTTTCATCAGAGCTGTAGTTTATTGCCTCAGTTTCTTCATCGGAAATGTTATCAAATAGAATGCTGTCCGAAGCCTGTCCCAGAACACATTGTCGGTATAACATCCTAGCATTATTTTGCAGAAACTGAAGGTCTTCCAGTTTTCTCTTGAGAAGGCACAGTAGTCCATTGGCACTCTCCTCTGAAAGCTCAAAGTCACTGTCTACACAAAAAAGGAATGAAAAGAGGATAAATAAaggataaataaaatcaatcccTAATGTTTTAATTCCAGCAATGCATTGGTTTTGAATTTGTTATGGATACTCACTGTTAGTTTGTATTTGAACTGAGAGATCCCTCAGGGAACATTCAGCTTCCTTCAATGATCACCAGTGTTGCTTCACCTCCGTCACTATGATCTGCTCCTCCTCCTTCAGTCGGGAAAGCATCATGAACCGGTCAAAGACCATCTTCTTAGTTGAGAGGTTGCCATTACCTGCAATTAATGAAGGTCCTAAATTACCATCTTTTAAACACTGAGGAGGACTGTATTAACATCAAACAATGTTTATCAAATacactgaatatttttttaaagttaattacTAGTGTCAGGGCATTCCCATGGCCATTGGAAATGATCAGCTGTGAGCAGTTCATCCACAGAAGGAAGCTGGTGGACTGATTGTTCATTGAAGTCCTTAATGGCAGCTGCCAAGGTTGACTTGTCTTCATTAATTTTCCTCCTTATTTTGTGCCTTCTCTTGTTGCTATCTAATAAATCAacaacatatattattattacagcacTCAAGTTCATTCCTTAGctatatgaattattttttatcatcatcatcatcatcttatCTGACCTGTCTGACGGTATAGATTCATTTTTCTCAGCTTTATGCTGACATAAAGGCCTCGAATTCTGCCCTCAAGTCCAGTGTCCTCCTTTGCACTTGATACTACATCCCAAACAAATGAATTAGCCTTACAAATTTGATATATTCTGCCTTCTGTGCACAACAtttataaatggaaaaaaatgttattacataaaaaaactaaaacaggcCCTTCAAAATGTATTACCTGTGGCCCACTGCTGGACATCACTGACATTAAGCTCAGCCTGCAGACTTTCAAAGCTCTCTCTTTCCACTTTCAGCCTTTCGGTTGTCTAAATACATATCAAAACactataaaattaatttgatcATAAAGGTTTATAGTTCAACAATGTATGCAATAGACGTAATTGCTCAaattatgttaaagggttagttcacccaaacatgaaaagtctgtcattaattactcaccctcatgtcgttctacacccgtaagaccttcattcatcttcagaacacaaattaagatatttctgatgtcagaatgctgtcagatttccttccacaGACTGAAttttgcaactaccactttgacactttgaaaagttcataaagacatcgtaaaattaatccatatgaatcaagcggtttagtccacattttctgaagagaatcgatcacttgttatgatgaacagatgaagaatgaacctcattgtttatgcagcacgtttgagcctCCAAGAGAGGTTTGCTCTTGTGCATTATTCaagtttggttgagcttctgcttatgtttgctgatcaaagtttacatgcgagtaaaagcctaaattaaatctgttcgtcATAACAACCAATcgattttcttcagaaaatttggaataaactactcaattcatatggattagttttccagTCTCTTTATGGAGTTTTAGAAGCATCAATGTTTCAGTaacaaaggcagtctatggatgGAAATCTGACaccattctgtcatcaaaaatatcttaatttgtgttctgaagatgaatgaaggtcttacaggtgtggaacggcatgagggtgagtaattaatgacagaattttcatttttgggtgaactaaccctttaaatgtactttttgtacGATAAGAACAAGGTTGACTTTTGCATCAGTAAAATACCTTAATGTATCTTTGAGACAAACATTTGGCCAGATTTTCAGACTTCCGTTTGTTCCATGCAGAAGCAAGAACAGTGAGCATGTCTGAACGTGCTATTATTAGATAGTTGgtcaaagaaaatatattaaaaaaagttatagtcATGATTCATTGATACTTAGAAATAACTATATGTTAAAAGTAGTGTTTATCTAATATATTCACCAGCTTTGGACATGTATTTAGTGCAAATTGCACCTCTCGACAAGAAGGAGTTGACTTGCTCCACCTCTTCTCCAATTGTAAGACCAGCTCCCTCTTGGTTTCTTCCAGACCATTTTatctacaaaaaataaaaacaaaaaaaacaatggctgttcaaataaaagtacatgtccataccacaaaaatatcattaatataatttaatgtaaagaAAGAATCTTACCTCACAACTCCACTCATGTGCTTTGGCATGCATAACTGATAATAGTGGGTGCAtatttaataaaggccttaGCTCTGGACAGTGTCCCACCACTCTCTTTAAGTATGGCCAGTACTTGCAGGCGACATCTGAGCAGAAGAATGACACATTTTCTTTTGAGAGGGTGTTTTGAAGGAACAGGGGATAAGCAAATATTTCCCCTCTGAACATATTTAGGCCTTTTAAAAGTCCTCCATGTCGGCACACAGCAATCTCAAGGCCTTCCTCATCAATCTTTGATGTCGACTTTTTTGCAGACTCCTTGGCTGCTGTCCATTGAGAAGAGCCACACATCCCTTTACCTGTGGCCTACAAGAcattacaataaaattattattaatatttcaataatggtAGCTGGACTGGAATAAACAATATGACAATAAGTTAAGGGTTATTACATGCTTGGTCTTTTCATGAACATATCCCACAAAGGATGAAACATCTTCATCCTTCATTATAAATGTCCCATCGAAGTAGCCCTTCTCTGTGCTTAATTTTATTGGGAAAGAGAAACATGATATAGACAGTTAAGtagtacaataaaaaataaagaaaaaaaaacata
Encoded here:
- the LOC127495561 gene encoding uncharacterized protein LOC127495561 isoform X5, whose translation is MHAISVDGNRKLYRFHNAHGTEKGYFDGTFIMKDEDVSSFVGYVHEKTKHATGKGMCGSSQWTAAKESAKKSTSKIDEEGLEIAVCRHGGLLKGLNMFRGEIFAYPLFLQNTLSKENVSFFCSDVACKYWPYLKRVVGHCPELRPLLNMHPLLSVMHAKAHEWSCEIKWSGRNQEGAGLTIGEEVEQVNSFLSRGAICTKYMSKAARSDMLTVLASAWNKRKSENLAKCLSQRYIKTTERLKVERESFESLQAELNVSDVQQWATVSSAKEDTGLEGRIRGLYVSIKLRKMNLYRQTDSNKRRHKIRRKINEDKSTLAAAIKDFNEQSVHQLPSVDELLTADHFQWPWECPDTSNGNLSTKKMVFDRFMMLSRLKEEEQIIVTEVKQHW
- the LOC127495607 gene encoding uncharacterized protein LOC127495607 isoform X2 encodes the protein MPGSTLRQCPHCRIRMNCRHRSCVKCGKLLDFKYKQSVRLAKFRDQAHQWAKTTVKSRNQSKVFDNLAIMMEKLKVLGYVPLLLLGKCSKAHRWTAEVQCPFEFPPEGHKVMEKMLILFEHILQGFGPEKEQEVTEGNEAERQDLKETVEDEEDITLENNVEVERLEDEEQIEEQQIESGEEEPERPVEEQSFKSPEKEQEDTEGDRTESQDINEAVEDEENILSENNVELRMKERLEDEEQIEEQQTESGGEEPDRPVNEEGEMKVTKKTKQAKEMKKQAEKQKISALKMDEMDERKEIEGVVLKPDCKSAVNMAAKRKRQKNTDTECPFHASLDVFPVEFVSKTRLRKGRKEVLVHWLPCPSWKTWPPTWQPEDHVQITLTQC
- the LOC127495561 gene encoding uncharacterized protein LOC127495561 isoform X6; the protein is MSCLQSFHACHLSGCTEKGYFDGTFIMKDEDVSSFVGYVHEKTKHATGKGMCGSSQWTAAKESAKKSTSKIDEEGLEIAVCRHGGLLKGLNMFRGEIFAYPLFLQNTLSKENVSFFCSDVACKYWPYLKRVVGHCPELRPLLNMHPLLSVMHAKAHEWSCEIKWSGRNQEGAGLTIGEEVEQVNSFLSRGAICTKYMSKAARSDMLTVLASAWNKRKSENLAKCLSQRYIKTTERLKVERESFESLQAELNVSDVQQWATVSSAKEDTGLEGRIRGLYVSIKLRKMNLYRQTDSNKRRHKIRRKINEDKSTLAAAIKDFNEQSVHQLPSVDELLTADHFQWPWECPDTSNGNLSTKKMVFDRFMMLSRLKEEEQIIVTEVKQHW
- the LOC127495561 gene encoding uncharacterized protein LOC127495561 isoform X2, whose translation is MLYGRFEKKTSIKQKLKRKAPNHGPTSVPIQEEFVYRAETASLIEELEHILNDECVQPEEVSLATSWQKRQSLSHERWHIAREAMVKNLLAAEYVQERICQHCLTAEAIVRCRDCLPRQFLCTVCDGDVHQHLPLHNRDSMAHGFFKPLCPTTAVKRHSEAIEFSEQVRYLPLLLPEKICACSESSCRLISGKAIIVINFNGRYNLTLPSLETSCCGKTWSVGLSDLLKSGYWPASIHFETVYEAGLFRSFLDLKLFAPGLSRKAFLGMLDRRTEYNGRSGKICGDTFQKALLEWTFAQHEVERLCGVQPFKCPACSPSMHAISVDGNRKLYSTEKGYFDGTFIMKDEDVSSFVGYVHEKTKHATGKGMCGSSQWTAAKESAKKSTSKIDEEGLEIAVCRHGGLLKGLNMFRGEIFAYPLFLQNTLSKENVSFFCSDVACKYWPYLKRVVGHCPELRPLLNMHPLLSVMHAKAHEWSCEIKWSGRNQEGAGLTIGEEVEQVNSFLSRGAICTKYMSKAARSDMLTVLASAWNKRKSENLAKCLSQRYIKTTERLKVERESFESLQAELNVSDVQQWATVSSAKEDTGLEGRIRGLYVSIKLRKMNLYRQTDSNKRRHKIRRKINEDKSTLAAAIKDFNEQSVHQLPSVDELLTADHFQWPWECPDTSNGNLSTKKMVFDRFMMLSRLKEEEQIIVTEVKQHW
- the LOC127495561 gene encoding uncharacterized protein LOC127495561 isoform X4, whose protein sequence is MHVNFFIIGRYNLTLPSLETSCCGKTWSVGLSDLLKSGYWPASIHFETVYEAGLFRSFLDLKLFAPGLSRKAFLGMLDRRTEYNGRSGKICGDTFQKALLEWTFAQHEVERLCGVQPFKCPACSPSMHAISVDGNRKLYRFHNAHGTEKGYFDGTFIMKDEDVSSFVGYVHEKTKHATGKGMCGSSQWTAAKESAKKSTSKIDEEGLEIAVCRHGGLLKGLNMFRGEIFAYPLFLQNTLSKENVSFFCSDVACKYWPYLKRVVGHCPELRPLLNMHPLLSVMHAKAHEWSCEIKWSGRNQEGAGLTIGEEVEQVNSFLSRGAICTKYMSKAARSDMLTVLASAWNKRKSENLAKCLSQRYIKTTERLKVERESFESLQAELNVSDVQQWATVSSAKEDTGLEGRIRGLYVSIKLRKMNLYRQTDSNKRRHKIRRKINEDKSTLAAAIKDFNEQSVHQLPSVDELLTADHFQWPWECPDTSNGNLSTKKMVFDRFMMLSRLKEEEQIIVTEVKQHW
- the LOC127495561 gene encoding uncharacterized protein LOC127495561 isoform X1, with the translated sequence MLYGRFEKKTSIKQKLKRKAPNHGPTSVPIQEEFVYRAETASLIEELEHILNDECVQPEEVSLATSWQKRQSLSHERWHIAREAMVKNLLAAEYVQERICQHCLTAEAIVRCRDCLPRQFLCTVCDGDVHQHLPLHNRDSMAHGFFKPLCPTTAVKRHSEAIEFSEQVRYLPLLLPEKICACSESSCRLISGKAIIVINFNGRYNLTLPSLETSCCGKTWSVGLSDLLKSGYWPASIHFETVYEAGLFRSFLDLKLFAPGLSRKAFLGMLDRRTEYNGRSGKICGDTFQKALLEWTFAQHEVERLCGVQPFKCPACSPSMHAISVDGNRKLYRFHNAHGTEKGYFDGTFIMKDEDVSSFVGYVHEKTKHATGKGMCGSSQWTAAKESAKKSTSKIDEEGLEIAVCRHGGLLKGLNMFRGEIFAYPLFLQNTLSKENVSFFCSDVACKYWPYLKRVVGHCPELRPLLNMHPLLSVMHAKAHEWSCEIKWSGRNQEGAGLTIGEEVEQVNSFLSRGAICTKYMSKAARSDMLTVLASAWNKRKSENLAKCLSQRYIKTTERLKVERESFESLQAELNVSDVQQWATVSSAKEDTGLEGRIRGLYVSIKLRKMNLYRQTDSNKRRHKIRRKINEDKSTLAAAIKDFNEQSVHQLPSVDELLTADHFQWPWECPDTSNGNLSTKKMVFDRFMMLSRLKEEEQIIVTEVKQHW
- the LOC127495607 gene encoding uncharacterized protein LOC127495607 isoform X1, coding for MPGSTLRQCPHCRIRMNCRHRSCVKCGKLLDFKYKQSVRLAKFRDQAHQWAKTTVKSRNQSKVFDNLAIMMEKLKVLGYVPLLLLGKCSKAHRWTAEVQCPFEFPPEGHKVMEKMLILFEHILQGFGPEKEQEVTEGNEAERQDLKETVEDEEDITLENNVEVERLEDEEQIEEQQIESGEEEPERPVEEQSFKSPEKEQEDTEGDRTESQDINEAVEDEENILSENNVELRMKERLEDEEQIEEQQTESGGEEPDRPVNEEGEMKVTKKTKQAKEMKKQAEKQKISALKMDEMDERKEIEGVVLKPDCKSAVNMAAKRKRQKNTDTECPFHASLDVFPVEFVSKTRLRKGRKEVLVHWLPCPSCRKTWPPTWQPEDHVQITLTQC